Genomic segment of Acidobacteriota bacterium:
TGAAGCGCAACTCAGCTTCGTGCTGGTATACGCGACCGGCCCCTCGAACGAAGGCAGCAAGCCGGTGCTCTGCGGCTTCTTCCCGTTGCAAAGGCATGCCCGTTTCCGAGGCTTGCCGGTCAGCTATACCAGCCTCTGGAAATATAAATACTGCGTGCTGTGCACACCGCTGCTCCGGCCCGAATACGCGGGCGATTGTCTGGCCGCTTTTTTCGGCTGGCTGGGCCGCGCGCCTGAGACGGGCGCGTTGCTGAAACTGGCATACGTCACGGGCGATGGCCTCTTCCAGCAATTGCTGACGGATTATTTCAACCGGGCGCGCACCCTGTTGAGCGTCGAAGAGCGCTTCAACCGGGCCTTGCTGGAACGCATGGGTGTGGGTGCCGCCGCCAGCGAGGCGTATATCAACGCCGCGCTCTCTGGCAAACGCCGCAAAGAATTACGCCGTCAGGAAAAGCTGCTGCGCGAACAGGGCCAACTCGAATTTGTCTCGTTCCTGGCGGACGCACCAATGGACACTGAGGCTGACACCGAAGTCTGGCTCGAACAATTTCTGCAACTGGAAGCGCAGGGTTGGAAAGGCGCTGAAGGTTCGGCGCTGGCCTCGGCCCAGGCCTCGCGCGAATACTTTTTGCAAATCGCGCGCGCGGCGGCCAAACGCGGCCAATTGATGTTTCTGGCGCTGCGACTCGACGGCCAGCCCATCGCCATGAAATGCAACCTGCTCTCAGGCGCGGGCGCGTTCGCCTTCAAGATCGCGTTTGATGAAGCCTTCGCCAGCTATTCGCCGGGCGCGCAATTGGAATTGGAAAACATTCGCCGCGTGCACGAATCAACTGACATGGCCCCACTGGAATGGATGGATTCGTGCGCGACAAGCAAACATTTCATGATCAACCGCCTGTGGCTGTCGCGCCGCACCATGCAAACCATGCTGGTGGCGACGGGCAAAGGGGGCGGCAGTTTCCTGGTCTCAGTCGCACCGCTCTTGCGCTGGGTCAAACGCAAATTCTTCGCGCATCTACCCGCGCAAAGTTAGCCGAAGACTGTCAACGGAGGTAACAACGATGGTCGCCACCCAACTGCAAACAGATTTTTCTGAAACCCCAACAGCCTCAAAAACAGGCCCGTACTTGACCCTCGAACCGGCTGCCTGGCAGGCCAATTTCCCGCAGCGCCCGTTTATGATCCGGCACTATCTGGCGGGGCATGAATTATTCTCGCTGCCCCGGCTGATTGAATTGGCGCAACGCCTGCCGGCAGAGCGCGTCGAATACAACGCCGGCAACATTCCGGTCAGCCAAGACCCGGCGACGACGCCACAAAACGGCTTGAGCATTGCAGAAACGATTCGCCGCATCGAAGAGTGCCGTTCCTGGCTGGTGCTGAAAAACGTCGAACAAGACCCGGCCTATGCGGCGCTGCTCAATGCCTGTCTGGATGAAATCAAAGCGTTCTCAGAACGCAGCGTGCCGGGCATGTCAAAACGCGAAGGCTACATCTTCATCACTTCGCCGGACTCGGTCACGCCCTATCACATAGACAACGAATACAACTTCCTGCTGCAAATTCGCGGACAGAAACAGATCAGCCTCTTCGACCGCGCCGACCGTTCGATCCTTTCCGAACTCGAATTGGAAAAGTTCTATACCGGCGGCCACCGTAATCTGACCTTCAAAGACGAATACCAAGCC
This window contains:
- a CDS encoding GNAT family N-acetyltransferase, whose amino-acid sequence is MYASSIQLITEPRPGPAPKLQAVAPAAHPATRPPRKCQFASEGQRMSLTIVHSAAELAAHLTAWDELAANTIEPNVFYESWMLLPALAAFGAEAQLSFVLVYATGPSNEGSKPVLCGFFPLQRHARFRGLPVSYTSLWKYKYCVLCTPLLRPEYAGDCLAAFFGWLGRAPETGALLKLAYVTGDGLFQQLLTDYFNRARTLLSVEERFNRALLERMGVGAAASEAYINAALSGKRRKELRRQEKLLREQGQLEFVSFLADAPMDTEADTEVWLEQFLQLEAQGWKGAEGSALASAQASREYFLQIARAAAKRGQLMFLALRLDGQPIAMKCNLLSGAGAFAFKIAFDEAFASYSPGAQLELENIRRVHESTDMAPLEWMDSCATSKHFMINRLWLSRRTMQTMLVATGKGGGSFLVSVAPLLRWVKRKFFAHLPAQS
- a CDS encoding cupin-like domain-containing protein, translating into MVATQLQTDFSETPTASKTGPYLTLEPAAWQANFPQRPFMIRHYLAGHELFSLPRLIELAQRLPAERVEYNAGNIPVSQDPATTPQNGLSIAETIRRIEECRSWLVLKNVEQDPAYAALLNACLDEIKAFSERSVPGMSKREGYIFITSPDSVTPYHIDNEYNFLLQIRGQKQISLFDRADRSILSELELEKFYTGGHRNLTFKDEYQASAQVFQLTPGDGLHFPITAPHWVKNGPTVSISFSITFRTPASEKREMVFRVNAGLRKFGLTPTPADAVQWQDVLKANAYRAWRRAQTLFRRAA